From a single Parambassis ranga chromosome 2, fParRan2.1, whole genome shotgun sequence genomic region:
- the LOC114432391 gene encoding rho GTPase-activating protein 1-like, with translation MEDVHLAAVILKIFLRELPEPLLTYQLYNDIVNLASASPRYLITFLAQVSANSEVNKMTNSNLAVVFGPNLLWGRGNAIGPNFTRTLLDQHHLVFT, from the exons ATGGAAGACGTCCACTTGGCTGCTGTGATTCTGAAGATCTTCCTGAGGGAACTGCCCGAGCCGCTGCTCACCTACCAGCTCTACAACGACATCGTCAACTTGGCCT CTGCATCACCGCGATACCTCATCACATTCCTGGCACAG gtgtcAGCCAACAGTGAGGTGAACAAGATGACCAACAGTAACCTGGCTGTTGTGTTTGGTCCTAACCTGCTGTGGGGGCGGGGCAACGCCATTGGGCCGAACTTCACCCGGACCCTGCTGGACCAGCATCATCTGGTCTTCACCTAG